The Fusarium graminearum PH-1 chromosome 2, whole genome shotgun sequence genome includes a region encoding these proteins:
- a CDS encoding proteinase T precursor, with amino-acid sequence MRISTISFGLLVAGSATATIEKRAPLITRDESGIEGKYIVMMKPASGNEISTARVKSAAKAVDVKPDMVFDNLGGFSASLTARDVEDLRNNPNVAYIEQDSVARISATQKQPPWGLARVSSKTTGATRYTYDDSAGKGTCAYVLDTGIDTTHPDFEGRAEFIATYVDDIWVDDHGHGTHCAGTIGSKTYGVAKKTKLYGIKLFNSTGEGVASSIIAGMDLVLRDAPKRDCSKGVVVSMSFGEIPSKGINDAAKALVNAGFFAAAAAGNGDDNGRPVDASGFSPASEPSICTIGATTKDDTVATFSNYGKVVDLYAPGVAVLSTWPGGITRSISGTSMATPHVAGVAAYFLGLGKSAAGLCEYLQSIALKDVIKGVPSGTKNLLLQNGQAK; translated from the exons ATGCGTATCTCAACTATCTCTTTCGGTCTTCTTGTAGCTGGCTCTGCCACAGCCACTATTGAGAAGCGGGCACCGCTTATCACCCGAGATGAAAGTGGTATTGAGGGAAAGTACATcgtcatgatgaagccagcATCAGGTAATGAGATCAGCACTGCACGCGTCAAGTCAGCAGCCAAGGCCGTTGATGTAAAGCCTGATATGGTCTTTGACAACCTGGGTGGATTTTCTGCGAGCCTGACTGCCCGCGATGTGGAGGACCTACGCAACAACCCCAAT GTTGCATACATTGAGCAAGATTCAGTTGCCAGGATCTCTGCTACTCAGAAACAACCACCATGGGGTCTTGCGCGGGTTTCAAGCAAGACGACTGGCGCGACACGATATACATATGATGATTCGGCTGGCAAGGGCACATGTGCTTATGTCCTAGACACTGGTATTGACACCACGCATCCT GACTTTGAGGGTCGCGCCGAATTCATTGCCACATACGTTGACGACATCTGGGTGGATGATCACGGCCATGGCACCCACTGCGCCGGCACAATCGGATCCAAGACATACGGAGTTGCCAAGAAGACTAAGCTTTACGGaatcaagctcttcaactccactggagaaggagttgc ATCTTCTATCATCGCTGGCATGGACCTGGTCCTTCGTGATGCTCCCAAGCGAGACTGCTCCAAGGGAGTTGTTGTAAGCATGTCGTTCGGAGAGATCCCTTCCAAGGGCATCAACGATGCTGCCAAAGCCCTCGTCAACGCTGGCTTCTTTGCcgctgcagctgctggtaACGGAGACGACAACGGAAGACCCGTAGATGCCTCAGGTTTCTCACCTGCCTCAGAGCCTAGCATCTGCACCATTGGCGCGACAACAAAGGATGACACTGTTGCTACTTTCTCCAACTATGgcaaggttgttgatctttATGCTCCCGGTGTCGCTGTTCTGAGCACATGGCCCGGAGGTATTACCCGTTCTATTTCGGGCACATCTATGGCTACTCCCCACGTTGCTGGAGTCGCAGCCTActtcctcggtcttggaAAGTCTGCTGCTGGACTTTGTGAGTATCTCCAAAGTATCGCGCTGAAGGATGTTATCAAGGGCGTTCCTTCAGGAACCAAGAATCTTTTGCTTCAGAATGGCCAGGCCAAATAA
- a CDS encoding N amino acid transport system protein, translated as MSHPKTTNGSEIIVEGEKQDEIQRQASFGEATAQMFQTDLEKEKTIQGTAHFHRLGWKRLTVILIVQAIALGSLSLPGAFATLGMVAGVLLCIGIGLIAMYASYMVGLVKLKYPDIDHYVDAGRLLMGGFGDKLFAVVFLGLLILATGSHCLTGTIALVKITGSSICKLSFGVISAVILMILAIPPSFTEIAILGYIDFISIILAIGIVMIATGIQRSDAPGGLSSSTWSAWPQEDLSFTQALTAVSNIVFSYAFAAAQFSFMSEMHTPADFTKSIVTLGLTEIVLYTITGSVIYAFVGQEVQSPALLSASPLVSKVAFGIALPVIYISGSINATVACRFIHGRLYQNTITRFINTRKGWVTWLAVVAFVIFLSWVIAEAIPFFSELLGICAALFISGFSFWIPPIMWFFLLKEGNWYDKRNVKRAACNCIVFIVGFFVFIAGTYASIDQIIAKFNGGSVGRPFSCNVA; from the exons ATGAGCCATCCAAAAACTACAAATGGCTCCGAAATCATCGTCGAGGGCGAAAAGCAAGACGAAATCCAACGTCAAGCATCCTTCGGCGAAGCCACAGCCCAAATGTTTCAAACGGACctcgagaaagaaaaaaccaTTCAAGGCACTGCTCATTTCCACCGCCTAGGCTGGAAGCGCCTCACTGTTATCCTCATCGTGCAGGCTATTGCCCTTGGTAGTCTAAGTCTCCCCGGAGCTTTTGCTACCCTTGGAATGGTCGCTGGTGTTCTATTATGCATTGGGATTGGCCTTATCGCCATGTATGCTAGTTACAtggttggtcttgtcaagcttAAATATCCCGATATTGATCATTATGTCGACGCTGGTCGGCTTTTGATGGGAGGCTTTGGCGATAAGCTGTTCGCTGTTGTCTTTTTGGGTCTCTTGATACTAGCTACTGGCTCCCACTGCTTAACCGGCACAATTGCGCTGGTCAAGATCACAGGCAGCAGCATATGTAAGCTCAGCTTCGGAGTTATCTCTGCCGTCATCctgatgatcttggcaatcCCTCCTTCGTTTACAGAGATTGCGATCCTCGGTTATATCGACTTTATCTctatcatccttgccatcggtATCGTTATGATCGCGACCGGTATTCAGAGATCCGACGCCCCAGGTGGCCTCTCTTCGTCAACTTGGTCAGCGTGGCCCCAAGAAGATCTGAGCTTCACGCAAGCTCTTACTGCAGTGTCCAACATCGTCTTCTCATATGCATTTGCTGCTGCCCAGTTTTCCTTCATGTCCGAAATGCATACGCCCGCCGATTTCACCAAATCCATCGTCACTTTAGGTCTGACCGAAATCGTCTTATATACAATTACAGGATCAGTCATCTATGCGTTCGTAGGTCAGGAAGTTCAGTCACCAGCCTTGTTATCCGCAAGCCCGCTAGTGTCGAAAGTCGCGTTTGGCATCGCCTTGCCAGTCATCTATATCTCAGGATCGATCAATGCCACGGTTGCTTGCAGATTCATTCACGGTCGACTTTATCAGAACACCATTACTAGGTTTATCAATACTCGCAAAGGTTGGGTCACTTGGTTGGCCGTCGTCGCCTTTGTTATCTTCCTCTCATGGGTTATCGCCGAGGCAATCCCATTTTTCTCCGAGCTTCTGGGAATCTGTGCCGCGCTATTTATTTCGGGGTTTTCATTCTGGATCCCTCCCATCATGTGGTTCTTCCTTCTTAAGGAAGGAAATTGGTATGATAAGCGCAATGTCAAGCGTGCGGCTTGTAACTGCATTGTATTTATCGTGGGTTTCTTTGTGTTTATTGCTGGCACATATGCCAGTATCGACCAGATC ATTGCAAAATTCAATGGTGGTAGTGTTGGTAGACCTTTCTCCTGCAATGTGGCTTGA